A DNA window from Candidatus Cloacimonas sp. contains the following coding sequences:
- a CDS encoding MBL fold metallo-hydrolase, producing MELIILGAGAGMPEPGKHLSSILIRRAEQLIMADCGDSCAHRLLEHNIAAEELDAIFITHYHPDHIGGLFMVLQMLYLQNRKRDLLLFLPERPASFLEILQLMYTFPQKFGFNLLIRDMEQAELYFDWISAVPNDHLLRYANIISEHNLPNQMQSWSLCFTGKNGNFVYTSDIETTDCIMEILKEAHTVLVDAGHPEPEQILKLQYTALKRIILTHGLSPKLEEKKDLLNPEIFEFAKEDVVYQI from the coding sequence ATGGAACTGATTATTTTAGGTGCCGGAGCAGGGATGCCCGAACCGGGCAAACATCTATCCAGTATTCTAATTCGTAGAGCGGAACAATTGATTATGGCGGATTGTGGAGATAGCTGTGCTCACCGGTTACTGGAACATAATATTGCGGCAGAAGAATTGGATGCCATTTTTATAACGCATTACCATCCTGACCATATTGGGGGTCTGTTTATGGTTTTGCAGATGTTGTATTTGCAAAATAGAAAACGAGACCTGTTACTTTTTTTGCCTGAGCGTCCTGCTTCTTTTCTGGAAATTTTACAGCTGATGTACACTTTTCCGCAAAAATTCGGTTTTAACTTGTTGATTAGGGATATGGAACAAGCGGAGCTATATTTTGATTGGATTTCTGCCGTTCCTAATGATCATTTGCTGCGTTATGCCAATATTATCAGTGAGCATAATTTGCCAAATCAAATGCAATCCTGGTCACTCTGTTTTACCGGAAAAAATGGTAACTTTGTTTATACCAGTGATATAGAAACAACCGACTGCATTATGGAGATATTGAAAGAGGCACATACGGTTTTAGTGGATGCTGGCCATCCGGAACCGGAACAGATATTAAAATTACAATATACTGCCCTCAAGAGAATAATCTTAACCCATGGACTAAGCCCGAAGCTGGAAGAAAAGAAAGATTTGCTAAATCCTGAGATATTTGAATTTGCCAAAGAAGATGTTGTTTACCAGATATAG
- a CDS encoding MraY family glycosyltransferase codes for MENRIYEYLSVFIMAWLFVYGLTPFIIRLANALNFVDKPEARKIHLKNIPLLGGLSVATGFVLLCIYDVLISPGRYLDKPMLGYLGGSIFIVLIGLIDDHKGMVPQVKLAGQIAVSLLFIGTNFTVGELGLMFGSIYLSLPLMLLWMVGLMNALNFLDNMDGILSGMAGILGLGFFAFALINTTQANQEAMALMALIALSFAGSALGFLPYNFNPARIFLGDAGSMFIGYFLSSMGILMARYAANRYNDSFFYLLPVLMLSYAIFDISLVSYTRRRDGRQVTQGGKDHSTHRMNTVLGSVKITAIMIYTINVLIALTSIIIFKIGNRHLLIITTVIFALFFLFIGRKLDKVPIVVPANQQKHKTG; via the coding sequence ATGGAAAACCGGATTTATGAATACTTAAGTGTATTCATAATGGCGTGGCTATTTGTGTATGGTTTAACGCCTTTCATCATTCGTTTGGCAAATGCTTTGAACTTTGTAGATAAGCCCGAAGCGCGTAAGATACACTTGAAAAACATTCCTCTTTTAGGGGGTTTAAGTGTAGCCACCGGTTTTGTATTGCTGTGTATTTATGATGTTTTGATATCTCCGGGGCGTTATTTGGATAAGCCGATGCTGGGTTATTTAGGTGGTTCAATTTTTATTGTTTTAATTGGCTTGATAGATGATCACAAGGGAATGGTTCCGCAGGTAAAATTAGCAGGTCAGATAGCGGTAAGTTTGCTGTTTATCGGCACGAATTTTACCGTTGGCGAATTGGGGTTGATGTTTGGCAGCATATATCTTTCCTTGCCGCTGATGTTATTGTGGATGGTAGGATTGATGAATGCGCTCAATTTTTTAGATAATATGGATGGCATATTAAGTGGAATGGCCGGCATTTTAGGGCTGGGATTTTTTGCTTTTGCTTTAATCAATACTACGCAGGCAAATCAGGAAGCGATGGCTTTAATGGCACTAATAGCTCTTAGTTTTGCCGGTTCCGCTTTGGGTTTTTTACCCTATAATTTTAATCCGGCGCGCATTTTTTTAGGTGATGCCGGCAGTATGTTTATCGGTTATTTTTTATCCTCAATGGGAATCTTGATGGCTCGTTATGCAGCCAATCGTTATAATGACAGTTTTTTTTATCTGCTGCCGGTGCTGATGTTATCTTATGCTATTTTTGATATTTCGCTGGTAAGTTACACTCGCAGAAGGGATGGAAGGCAAGTTACCCAAGGGGGCAAAGATCATAGTACGCACAGGATGAATACTGTTTTAGGTTCGGTTAAAATAACTGCGATAATGATTTACACCATCAATGTGTTGATTGCGTTAACCTCAATAATTATCTTTAAAATAGGCAATCGGCATTTACTGATCATAACGACCGTTATTTTTGCCCTTTTCTTTTTATTTATTGGCAGAAAGCTGGATAAGGTGCCTATTGTGGTTCCGGCGAACCAGCAAAAACACAAAACGGGGTAA